A window of the Dongshaea marina genome harbors these coding sequences:
- a CDS encoding envelope stress response protein PspG, whose amino-acid sequence MFEFLILCVVLIGMAIAGFTLVSMLLVAALFVFVLFLVGMLAVFIKLFPILAVVLLLCWLWSRSRARRRESI is encoded by the coding sequence ATGTTCGAATTTTTAATCTTGTGTGTGGTGCTCATAGGCATGGCTATCGCTGGCTTTACCCTGGTGAGCATGCTGTTGGTGGCGGCGCTGTTTGTGTTTGTGCTCTTTTTGGTTGGGATGCTGGCGGTCTTTATTAAGCTATTTCCAATCCTGGCTGTGGTGTTGCTCTTGTGCTGGCTATGGAGCCGCAGTCGGGCTCGCCGCCGGGAGTCCATATAA
- a CDS encoding substrate-binding periplasmic protein, translated as MRGLFWIMLCSCLGSFSLQAATQHKLEYITEQYPPYNYVEQGELKGIAVDILHLVWQRLGQPKQAIRFLPWDRGYYLALQKKHTVLFSTTRIKSRETLFKWACPIGFMEVVILGYRKDGIELKQLDDAKNYRLMVAKSDVGEQKMLLSGFNDVDLESVDSNRKMAEALIQDKTDLLVGGRVPLLTSLQELGKKADDFEVKWVVTSNPLCFAFNRDTDPQRVANFQKALNEVLADLVQMQTILKKYGQW; from the coding sequence ATGAGAGGACTGTTTTGGATCATGCTATGTAGTTGCCTTGGGAGTTTTTCGCTCCAGGCGGCGACCCAACATAAGCTCGAATACATCACAGAACAGTATCCCCCCTATAACTATGTTGAGCAGGGTGAGCTCAAGGGAATTGCGGTTGATATATTGCATCTGGTTTGGCAACGTCTGGGGCAACCCAAACAGGCGATACGCTTTCTTCCCTGGGATAGAGGCTATTACCTGGCGTTGCAGAAAAAGCATACGGTATTGTTCTCTACGACCCGCATCAAGTCCCGGGAGACTCTGTTTAAATGGGCCTGTCCCATAGGTTTTATGGAGGTGGTGATCCTTGGGTATCGCAAGGATGGCATTGAGCTCAAGCAGCTTGATGATGCCAAAAATTACCGTCTGATGGTTGCCAAGTCCGATGTCGGAGAGCAAAAAATGTTGTTGTCCGGCTTCAATGATGTCGATCTGGAAAGTGTCGACAGTAATCGCAAGATGGCCGAAGCCTTGATCCAGGATAAAACGGATCTGCTGGTCGGAGGCAGGGTACCCCTGTTAACCAGTTTGCAGGAGTTGGGGAAAAAAGCCGATGACTTTGAGGTGAAGTGGGTCGTGACCAGTAACCCTTTGTGCTTTGCCTTTAATCGTGATACCGACCCACAGCGAGTTGCCAATTTTCAAAAGGCATTGAATGAGGTGCTGGCCGATCTGGTGCAGATGCAGACCATCCTGAAAAAATACGGTCAGTGGTAG
- a CDS encoding ABC transporter ATP-binding protein/permease — protein MNQQSQSSSFVKSVWRLTYPYWRSEEWLKAWSLLIIVIALDLLLIYISVKINAWNRDMFNVFQNYQKEQFWPLVKFFCILAAIFIVAAVCKIYLQMALKINWRRWMTHQYFDRWLGKKAYYQLELNRNQTDNPDQRISEDINMFTDNTLDLSLGLLSNIVNLFAFVTILWGLSNTVTVTFFGPGVHIPGFLVWAALIYAILGSVLTHFVGRPLIKLNFRQQHYEADFRFSMVRLRENAESVALYDGESAEKKRLGKRFTQVWQNYWRIMRWQKNLTAFTAGYHQAAVLFPLLVAAPSYFAKQIKLGGFMQILNAFGQVQSSLSWFVDAYAALAAWKATTDRLLSFNQGMDMAFEKMVKQSHLRYQRGDACTLKEVEVQLPGGSVLLNRSNLELTPGEHLLVSGASGTGKSTLFRVLAGIWPFGDGEVTRPESVLFVPQRPYLPIGPLRDALLYPGFSGAVSDEKLQELLSLCHLEHFRGALDEVQHWAQVMSPGEQQRLSFARALLQRPRWLFLDEATSAIDEQTEQLLYQLLLEELEETTIVSIAHRSTLAHFHQQRLNLQQGQLVMSPIGAI, from the coding sequence ATGAATCAACAGTCTCAATCTAGTTCTTTCGTCAAGTCGGTTTGGCGGCTTACCTATCCCTATTGGCGCAGCGAGGAGTGGCTCAAGGCCTGGAGCCTGTTGATTATCGTGATCGCTCTGGATCTGCTGTTGATCTATATTTCGGTGAAGATCAACGCCTGGAACCGGGATATGTTTAACGTATTCCAGAACTATCAAAAGGAGCAGTTCTGGCCCCTCGTGAAATTCTTCTGCATTCTTGCTGCAATTTTTATCGTGGCAGCGGTTTGTAAAATATATCTGCAGATGGCGCTGAAGATTAACTGGCGCCGCTGGATGACTCACCAGTATTTTGATCGTTGGCTCGGCAAGAAGGCTTACTATCAGCTGGAGCTTAACCGAAACCAGACCGACAACCCGGATCAGCGGATCAGCGAAGATATCAATATGTTTACCGATAACACCCTGGATCTGAGCCTGGGCCTGTTGAGTAACATAGTGAACCTCTTCGCCTTTGTCACCATTTTGTGGGGGTTGTCAAACACGGTCACGGTCACCTTTTTTGGTCCCGGGGTACATATTCCGGGCTTTCTGGTGTGGGCGGCTCTTATCTATGCAATCCTTGGTAGTGTACTGACCCATTTTGTCGGTCGGCCGCTGATAAAACTCAACTTTCGCCAGCAGCACTATGAGGCGGATTTTCGCTTCTCCATGGTCCGCCTGCGGGAGAATGCCGAGAGTGTCGCCCTCTATGATGGTGAAAGCGCCGAGAAAAAGCGCTTAGGCAAGCGCTTTACCCAGGTCTGGCAAAACTATTGGCGGATCATGCGTTGGCAGAAAAACCTGACCGCTTTTACCGCGGGTTACCATCAGGCCGCTGTTCTTTTTCCACTGTTGGTGGCGGCGCCAAGCTACTTTGCCAAGCAGATCAAGCTGGGTGGATTTATGCAGATCCTCAACGCCTTTGGCCAGGTGCAGAGCTCATTAAGCTGGTTTGTCGATGCCTATGCCGCGCTTGCGGCCTGGAAGGCAACCACGGATCGTCTGCTGAGCTTTAACCAGGGAATGGATATGGCCTTTGAGAAGATGGTGAAGCAGAGCCATCTTCGCTACCAGCGAGGTGATGCCTGTACTCTCAAGGAAGTTGAGGTCCAGTTGCCAGGAGGCTCTGTGCTTCTTAACCGCTCTAACCTGGAGCTGACACCGGGTGAGCACCTGCTGGTTTCCGGGGCATCGGGGACCGGTAAGAGTACTCTGTTCCGGGTGCTGGCCGGGATCTGGCCCTTTGGGGATGGGGAGGTGACCCGCCCTGAATCTGTGCTGTTTGTGCCGCAGCGTCCCTATCTGCCGATCGGCCCCCTGCGTGATGCACTGCTCTACCCCGGCTTCTCCGGAGCTGTCAGTGATGAGAAGCTTCAGGAGCTTTTGAGTCTCTGTCACCTTGAGCATTTCAGGGGAGCCCTGGACGAGGTACAGCATTGGGCCCAGGTGATGTCACCGGGTGAGCAGCAGCGACTCTCTTTTGCAAGGGCCCTGCTGCAGAGGCCGCGCTGGCTTTTCCTCGATGAGGCAACCTCAGCCATTGATGAGCAGACCGAGCAGCTTCTGTATCAGCTGTTGCTTGAGGAGCTTGAAGAGACCACGATCGTGAGTATTGCTCACCGCTCGACCCTGGCACATTTCCATCAGCAGCGATTGAATCTGCAGCAGGGGCAGTTGGTGATGAGTCCGATTGGAGCAATATAA
- the thiP gene encoding thiamine/thiamine pyrophosphate ABC transporter permease, with amino-acid sequence MKHRPLWWLPATVATLLILSGAIAPLGALLLQSSDSSLSMTLSDPYIIHVIVFSLKQATLSTLLSLILAIPIARALARRSFPGRSLLLRLFGLSLVLPVIVAVYGIVNVYGHDGWLNQLLELLQLPRWGSLYGLQGILLAHVFFNMPLCTRMLLQGIESIPSNNWRLASQLGMSSGMIFRLLEWPAMRSQLCGLISLVFMLCFTSFATVMALGGGPASTTLEVAIFQALRYNFDLQSAGQLALIQLALTCVVLLVNQWFNKPLPSSADSYSSQLRPDRHTLSSKFCDSLLILLGILIYLPPLLAIVISGLNLQLVKDLMHPVLWQACWTSLKIAVSSGLLSLLLAVLMLLTTRHLRIRMQCRLPATLLESCGSIILVLPGVVLSTGLFILLMPWLDVFGVGFYLVILVNALMALPYTLRTLNTPMQLLVQNYDKLCDSLGITGLRRLRVIEWHQLRRPIAIALSLGMILSVGDLGAIAMFGSDQLQTLPYLLYLQLGSYQTQHGAATALILLLLCFFIFWCVEKGLGGQNARDS; translated from the coding sequence ATGAAGCACAGACCCCTATGGTGGCTGCCGGCAACGGTCGCCACCTTGCTGATCCTTTCGGGAGCTATCGCTCCCTTAGGTGCGCTGTTACTTCAGAGCTCAGATAGCTCACTGTCGATGACACTGAGTGATCCCTATATCATTCATGTGATAGTTTTCAGCCTCAAACAGGCTACCCTGTCGACTCTGCTGAGCCTGATACTGGCGATCCCCATCGCCCGGGCCCTGGCCCGCCGCTCTTTTCCCGGGCGATCCTTGCTACTTCGACTGTTTGGCCTGTCTCTGGTGCTGCCGGTGATCGTGGCCGTATATGGTATCGTCAATGTCTATGGCCATGATGGGTGGCTCAACCAGCTACTGGAGTTACTACAGCTGCCCCGCTGGGGAAGCCTGTACGGACTGCAGGGGATCCTGCTGGCTCACGTTTTTTTCAACATGCCACTGTGTACCCGGATGCTCCTACAGGGGATCGAATCGATTCCCAGTAATAACTGGCGCCTTGCCAGTCAGCTGGGAATGAGTTCAGGAATGATTTTCCGCCTGCTGGAGTGGCCGGCGATGCGCTCACAGCTGTGTGGGCTGATAAGCCTGGTATTTATGTTGTGCTTTACCAGTTTTGCCACCGTGATGGCATTGGGTGGCGGCCCGGCCAGTACGACGCTGGAGGTGGCCATTTTTCAGGCCCTTCGCTACAACTTTGACCTGCAGAGTGCCGGTCAGCTAGCGTTGATTCAGCTGGCCCTCACCTGCGTCGTACTCCTGGTAAATCAGTGGTTTAATAAGCCTCTGCCCTCCTCTGCAGACAGCTACTCTAGTCAGTTAAGACCCGACCGCCACACTCTCAGCTCCAAGTTCTGCGATAGCCTGCTGATCCTGCTTGGCATTCTCATCTACCTGCCTCCCCTGCTGGCGATTGTTATCTCCGGGCTGAATCTTCAGCTTGTGAAGGATCTGATGCACCCGGTGCTTTGGCAGGCCTGCTGGACCTCTTTAAAGATTGCCGTTAGCTCAGGGCTACTGTCACTGCTACTGGCGGTGCTGATGCTGCTTACAACCCGCCACCTGAGGATCCGGATGCAGTGCAGGTTGCCGGCAACCCTCCTAGAAAGCTGTGGATCAATCATTTTGGTGCTGCCGGGAGTGGTCCTGAGTACCGGGCTGTTTATTCTGCTGATGCCCTGGCTTGATGTCTTTGGTGTCGGATTCTACCTGGTGATCCTGGTGAACGCTCTGATGGCTCTTCCCTATACTCTGCGAACCCTCAACACGCCGATGCAGTTACTGGTACAAAACTATGACAAACTTTGTGATAGCCTCGGGATCACAGGCCTGAGGCGGTTAAGAGTGATCGAGTGGCACCAGTTAAGGCGCCCGATTGCAATCGCCCTGTCACTGGGCATGATCCTATCGGTTGGCGATCTGGGAGCGATCGCTATGTTTGGTAGCGATCAACTACAAACGCTTCCCTACCTGCTGTACCTGCAGCTTGGGAGCTACCAAACTCAACATGGTGCGGCGACAGCCCTTATTCTGTTACTGCTGTGCTTTTTCATCTTCTGGTGCGTCGAAAAAGGCTTGGGAGGGCAGAATGCTCGAGATTCGTAA
- the thiQ gene encoding thiamine ABC transporter ATP-binding protein, with amino-acid sequence MLEIRNLTYHHGSVQFKFDLSVNTGQILCLLGPSGAGKSTLLDLIAGFLTPEHGAIEFCGEDLLLSAPANRPVTSLFQQKNLFLHLKVRDNLALGIHPGMRLTSAQKKRLEEVARMTGLMEQLDKYPQQLSGGQQQRVALARSLLRNKPLLLLDEPFSALDPSLRSEMLRLVRQLAREHRLTVLMVTHHPEDAKVVADELLFIILGKSHCQGPVSLLDNPPSQEIRDYLGQPDSK; translated from the coding sequence ATGCTCGAGATTCGTAACCTGACTTACCATCACGGCTCTGTGCAGTTTAAGTTTGATCTCAGTGTAAATACCGGGCAGATCCTCTGCCTGCTGGGGCCCAGTGGCGCAGGTAAATCAACCCTGCTGGATCTCATCGCAGGCTTTTTAACTCCTGAGCATGGTGCAATCGAGTTTTGTGGAGAGGATCTACTGCTATCGGCTCCGGCTAACCGACCGGTCACCTCACTGTTTCAGCAAAAAAACCTCTTTTTGCACCTCAAGGTTCGAGACAACCTGGCGCTTGGGATCCACCCGGGGATGAGACTCACTTCCGCGCAAAAAAAGCGTCTGGAGGAGGTCGCCCGGATGACAGGGCTCATGGAGCAGCTAGATAAATACCCACAACAGCTCTCCGGGGGACAGCAACAACGGGTCGCACTGGCACGCTCCCTGCTGCGCAACAAGCCCTTGCTGTTACTGGATGAGCCTTTCAGTGCCCTGGACCCTTCACTGCGCTCAGAGATGCTGCGCCTGGTAAGGCAGCTGGCCCGGGAGCACCGGCTCACTGTGCTGATGGTGACTCACCATCCCGAAGATGCAAAAGTGGTTGCCGATGAACTGCTATTTATCATCCTGGGTAAGAGCCATTGTCAGGGCCCGGTCTCACTTTTGGATAATCCTCCAAGCCAGGAGATCCGTGATTACCTGGGACAGCCAGACTCTAAGTAG
- a CDS encoding substrate-binding periplasmic protein, with protein sequence MRQRLQLLLLAGLLAITFGIQGAALTPSEELVRLSYFSEQAHPFNFKDEKGNPAGISVDILQKVWDKLGIEPQPIEFMPWARGYYLLLQKPETMLFATNRIESREKLFKWACPIFFQRLVLVGLKSDGIKLHSLKDAMKYRVAALRSDVGEQVLLQNGFGDLQIHAVNKLGNALKLLSRNRTDLVSGSEPFIISTLHDLGLDANRFEVKWTLSSEQMCFAFNRSVSDEAVEAFQFALNQVHANSRVYMKILQKYGLLAP encoded by the coding sequence GTGAGGCAACGACTGCAGCTGCTGCTATTGGCGGGATTACTTGCGATTACTTTTGGTATTCAGGGCGCAGCTCTTACCCCTTCTGAGGAGTTGGTCCGGCTGAGTTACTTCTCCGAGCAGGCACACCCCTTTAATTTCAAAGATGAAAAAGGTAACCCTGCCGGAATTTCAGTGGATATTTTACAGAAGGTCTGGGATAAGCTCGGTATAGAGCCCCAACCGATTGAGTTTATGCCCTGGGCCCGGGGTTACTACCTGCTTTTGCAAAAACCTGAAACCATGCTGTTTGCCACCAACCGAATTGAGTCCCGGGAGAAGCTGTTTAAGTGGGCCTGTCCCATTTTCTTTCAACGCCTGGTTTTGGTTGGACTCAAATCCGATGGTATCAAGCTTCACAGCCTCAAGGATGCCATGAAGTATCGGGTGGCCGCCTTGCGTTCCGATGTGGGAGAGCAGGTTCTGCTACAAAATGGTTTTGGTGATCTGCAGATCCACGCCGTCAATAAGCTTGGAAATGCCCTCAAACTGCTCTCGCGCAACCGCACCGATCTGGTTTCGGGGAGTGAGCCCTTCATCATCTCAACCCTGCACGATCTCGGGTTGGATGCGAACCGGTTTGAGGTCAAGTGGACCCTGAGTTCAGAGCAGATGTGTTTTGCATTTAACCGCAGTGTGAGTGATGAGGCTGTGGAGGCCTTTCAGTTTGCACTGAACCAGGTTCACGCCAACTCCAGGGTCTATATGAAAATCTTGCAAAAATATGGATTACTCGCCCCCTGA
- the thiB gene encoding thiamine ABC transporter substrate binding subunit, which yields MAILLVASSVHAAPAKTLTIYTYSAFSSTPELGPAIAKAFEQKYHCKVKLVGLDDGVSLLNRLRLEGKHSRADIVLGLDNNLISAAEKTGLFASNDINLSKLSVPGGWNNTSFIPYDYGYFAFVYNQQKLKNPPRSLKELVERKDIKIIYEDPRTSTPGLGLLLWIHKVYGDKASQAWQQLAQKTITVPKSWSDAYGMFLKGESDMVLSYTTSPAYHIMMEHTDTYQAADFKEGHYMQIEVAARLKNAPNPELAKDFLRFMLTPAFQERIPTGNWMYPVTRVKLPKAFNQLPVPAKALSYSPQEVAKNRQAWVRQWRSAVTQ from the coding sequence ATGGCGATACTCCTTGTCGCAAGCTCGGTTCATGCCGCGCCAGCTAAAACCCTGACCATCTACACCTATAGCGCTTTTAGCTCCACCCCTGAACTGGGGCCTGCCATCGCCAAGGCGTTTGAACAAAAGTACCACTGCAAAGTCAAACTGGTTGGCCTAGATGATGGGGTCAGCCTGCTCAACCGGCTGCGTCTGGAGGGAAAACACAGCAGAGCCGATATTGTGCTGGGTCTGGATAACAATCTCATCAGCGCGGCTGAAAAGACCGGGCTTTTTGCCAGCAATGATATCAACCTTAGCAAGCTGAGTGTGCCCGGTGGTTGGAACAACACTAGCTTCATTCCTTACGACTATGGTTATTTTGCCTTTGTCTATAACCAGCAAAAACTAAAGAACCCGCCCCGGAGCCTGAAAGAGCTGGTCGAGCGAAAAGATATCAAGATCATCTATGAGGATCCCCGTACCAGCACTCCCGGGCTGGGCCTGTTACTGTGGATCCACAAGGTCTATGGCGATAAGGCAAGCCAGGCCTGGCAGCAGCTGGCGCAAAAAACCATCACTGTCCCCAAGAGCTGGAGTGATGCTTATGGGATGTTTCTCAAAGGCGAGTCGGATATGGTGCTGAGCTACACCACATCTCCGGCCTATCACATCATGATGGAGCATACCGACACCTACCAGGCAGCCGATTTTAAAGAGGGTCACTATATGCAGATTGAGGTCGCGGCCCGGCTCAAGAATGCGCCAAACCCGGAGCTCGCCAAAGACTTTCTGCGCTTCATGTTGACGCCCGCTTTCCAGGAGCGGATCCCGACCGGCAACTGGATGTACCCGGTCACCAGGGTCAAGCTGCCCAAGGCGTTTAACCAGCTTCCTGTCCCGGCCAAAGCTCTGAGCTACTCACCACAAGAGGTTGCTAAAAACCGCCAGGCCTGGGTTCGACAGTGGCGTAGCGCCGTTACTCAATGA
- a CDS encoding GNAT family N-acetyltransferase yields the protein MAKPIPVEIRTKRTLIRVLAPEQAILRQRYFIENQRHLSPWEPRKPPQAMNLGFWTQFLLNTNQQYAEGSLLPLTALTPDESQVIATCNFSNIVYGVFQACHLGYSVAASHQGKGIMYEVATAAIEYLFERYQLHRIMANYIPTNQRSAVLLKRLGFVKEGYAKSYLKINGRWQDHVLTSLINPAHKS from the coding sequence ATGGCTAAACCGATACCTGTAGAGATCCGTACCAAAAGAACCCTGATCCGGGTGCTCGCCCCTGAGCAAGCCATTTTGCGCCAACGCTACTTCATTGAGAACCAAAGGCACCTTTCTCCATGGGAGCCAAGAAAGCCGCCACAGGCGATGAACCTTGGATTCTGGACTCAATTTCTCCTCAACACCAATCAGCAGTATGCCGAGGGCAGCCTCCTGCCACTCACGGCCCTGACCCCGGATGAAAGCCAGGTCATTGCGACCTGTAATTTCAGTAATATAGTGTATGGGGTCTTTCAGGCTTGTCATCTTGGATACTCAGTGGCAGCCAGCCATCAGGGCAAGGGGATCATGTATGAGGTCGCAACGGCTGCCATCGAATACCTGTTTGAGCGTTACCAACTGCACCGGATCATGGCCAACTACATCCCAACCAACCAGCGAAGCGCAGTGCTCCTCAAGCGCCTTGGCTTTGTCAAAGAAGGGTACGCAAAGTCTTACCTGAAGATTAATGGTCGCTGGCAGGATCATGTATTGACCTCGCTTATCAACCCTGCCCATAAGAGCTGA
- a CDS encoding PilZ domain-containing protein — protein sequence MENNHDERRQFRRMVINSPLQIIGQTHRVTGVCRDLSAHGMGIELSEPLFTVGELIKVNLATASNRLPPFLAEARVIRAKTVDGAYHLAVEFVEDEG from the coding sequence ATGGAAAACAATCATGATGAACGGCGACAGTTTCGTCGCATGGTAATTAACTCTCCGCTACAGATTATCGGCCAGACCCACAGAGTGACAGGGGTTTGCCGGGATCTCAGTGCCCACGGGATGGGGATAGAACTCTCTGAGCCCCTGTTTACAGTGGGGGAGCTCATCAAGGTCAACCTGGCAACGGCCAGCAACCGGCTTCCTCCTTTTCTTGCCGAGGCTCGGGTGATCCGGGCTAAGACCGTTGATGGTGCTTATCACCTGGCGGTTGAATTTGTCGAAGATGAGGGGTGA
- a CDS encoding ABC transporter permease: protein MHGIKSVSKLDQFSAQLSRILKMRFNYQDLPVLIIAGSCLWLYLVGWHDMHTQFLPDSQLAPITLDPATLPYYTLRTSMRLIIGMLFSFVFAIVAGYACAKNKHIARIILPLINFMESAPLIGFLTFTTAFFVFLFPNNLMGLEAAAIFGVFTGQAWNMALVFYQTLRIIPRELEDAARTFHLNAWQKLWRIELPYSVPGLLWNTMVSQSAAWFALVATEAIPLGGRTVMLPGVGSYIQLALDKASLPALLFAVLAIVLNIILFDQLLFRPLVKWSEKFKYESIRSQRSHSSWFYNLITRGVFTHAIGSVCQKARYLFVNTPTLIARRMSLKAIAVPQTLRQSTTLLWYGVIITACIYYGHLLWDFYPSGSMGYLIPLMFKTSLRVAVAMLLSIVIFTPLGIWIGLNPRLTRICQPVIQIMAALPPNIFFPAIILALLITHQPLNLWTIPLIMLGTQWYVLFNVIAGASSIPQDLLEMARSFRICGWNWWFKFMIPVVFPYVVTGIISAAGGAWNSAIAGEFLQWGSKTIAADGLGALIAQTSADNQLPQAALAVSTLCFLVALCVIFIWKPLYRLAETRYKV from the coding sequence ATGCATGGAATAAAATCTGTTTCCAAGCTGGATCAATTTTCTGCTCAGCTATCTCGAATTCTAAAAATGCGATTTAACTATCAGGATCTGCCTGTTCTCATCATTGCAGGGAGCTGCCTGTGGCTCTACCTTGTTGGCTGGCACGATATGCACACACAGTTTCTGCCTGATAGCCAGCTTGCTCCAATCACCCTGGATCCGGCAACACTCCCCTATTACACCCTGCGCACCAGCATGCGATTAATCATCGGAATGCTATTCTCTTTTGTATTTGCAATAGTCGCAGGTTATGCCTGTGCTAAAAACAAACACATTGCCCGCATCATCCTACCCCTTATCAACTTTATGGAATCAGCCCCCCTGATCGGCTTTTTGACCTTTACCACGGCTTTCTTTGTATTCCTTTTCCCCAATAACCTGATGGGTCTGGAAGCTGCGGCAATCTTTGGCGTCTTTACCGGCCAGGCCTGGAACATGGCCTTAGTGTTCTACCAGACCCTGAGAATTATTCCCCGGGAGCTAGAGGATGCAGCCCGGACATTTCATCTTAATGCCTGGCAGAAGCTGTGGCGTATCGAGCTTCCTTACTCAGTACCAGGCTTACTGTGGAACACCATGGTTTCTCAATCGGCAGCCTGGTTTGCTCTGGTTGCAACCGAGGCGATCCCGCTGGGAGGCCGGACAGTGATGCTCCCCGGCGTTGGCTCCTATATTCAGCTGGCCCTGGATAAGGCAAGCCTACCTGCTCTGCTATTCGCAGTGCTCGCTATTGTTTTGAACATTATTCTCTTTGACCAGCTTCTGTTCCGGCCTCTGGTCAAGTGGTCCGAGAAGTTTAAATACGAGAGCATTCGCTCTCAAAGATCGCATAGTTCCTGGTTTTATAACCTGATCACCCGGGGTGTCTTCACCCATGCCATCGGCTCTGTGTGTCAAAAGGCTCGCTATCTGTTTGTGAATACACCGACTCTCATTGCACGTCGTATGTCTCTCAAAGCGATCGCTGTGCCGCAAACGCTTCGTCAAAGTACAACCCTGCTCTGGTATGGGGTGATCATCACAGCCTGTATCTACTATGGGCATCTGCTCTGGGATTTTTACCCAAGTGGTAGCATGGGCTACCTGATCCCCCTGATGTTTAAAACAAGCTTGCGGGTCGCTGTGGCGATGCTGCTCAGTATCGTTATCTTTACGCCCCTTGGGATCTGGATTGGCCTGAATCCTCGCCTGACCCGGATTTGCCAACCCGTGATTCAGATCATGGCCGCCCTTCCGCCCAATATCTTTTTTCCGGCCATCATCCTGGCACTGCTTATCACACACCAGCCACTCAACCTTTGGACAATCCCACTCATCATGCTGGGCACTCAGTGGTATGTGTTATTTAACGTGATCGCCGGAGCCTCCTCGATACCACAGGATCTGCTCGAAATGGCGCGCAGCTTTCGCATTTGTGGTTGGAACTGGTGGTTCAAATTCATGATCCCAGTGGTCTTTCCCTATGTGGTCACCGGCATCATCAGCGCAGCTGGCGGCGCCTGGAATTCAGCTATTGCCGGCGAGTTCCTGCAGTGGGGAAGTAAAACCATTGCCGCAGATGGCCTGGGAGCATTGATCGCTCAAACAAGCGCAGATAACCAGCTTCCCCAGGCTGCACTCGCCGTCAGTACCCTGTGCTTTCTGGTTGCTCTGTGCGTCATCTTTATCTGGAAGCCTCTGTATCGCCTGGCTGAAACCCGCTACAAAGTTTAG
- a CDS encoding substrate-binding periplasmic protein — MKYLLLICVIALLSSSPSQANNLDKLGYITEQYAPFNYVDEKGDTRGLAVDILRKVWGKLGVKQQDIRVLPWARGYYLTLQKPNTVLFSTTRIDSRESLFKWACPIAYLRVVLVAKKSADISLESLDDLSKYRLVAVRADVGEQMLLERGVDDTKIHLANQLDNAFKMLERDRMDLLSGGRLQFLAESRS, encoded by the coding sequence GTGAAGTATCTTTTACTCATATGCGTCATCGCACTCTTATCATCAAGCCCATCTCAGGCCAATAACCTGGATAAATTAGGCTATATCACAGAGCAGTATGCGCCCTTTAACTATGTGGATGAGAAGGGCGACACCCGGGGACTCGCGGTTGATATTCTCAGAAAAGTCTGGGGTAAACTCGGAGTTAAACAGCAGGATATTCGGGTACTTCCCTGGGCAAGGGGCTACTACCTGACACTGCAAAAGCCCAATACCGTCCTTTTTTCAACTACTCGCATCGACTCAAGAGAGAGCCTGTTTAAATGGGCCTGTCCTATCGCTTATCTGCGGGTTGTCCTGGTCGCCAAAAAATCCGCCGATATATCCCTTGAGAGCCTGGATGATCTGAGTAAATACCGCTTGGTTGCCGTCAGGGCCGATGTTGGTGAGCAGATGCTTCTGGAAAGAGGAGTGGATGACACCAAGATTCACTTGGCTAACCAGCTCGATAACGCATTCAAGATGCTCGAGCGGGATCGCATGGATCTGTTGTCGGGGGGGAGGTTGCAATTTTTAGCCGAATCAAGGAGTTAG